The Chiroxiphia lanceolata isolate bChiLan1 chromosome 4, bChiLan1.pri, whole genome shotgun sequence genome contains a region encoding:
- the PCM1 gene encoding pericentriolar material 1 protein isoform X2, protein MATGGGPFEEGMNDQDLPSWSNESLDDRLNNTDWGSQQKKANRSSEKNKKKLSGEAETRLTNDISPESSPGMGRRKTRTPHSFPHARYMTQMSVPEQAELERLKQRINFSDLDQRSIGSDSQGRATAANNKRQLNESKKPFNFLSMQINTNKSKDPASGSQKKESGVSAQCKELFGAALSKDFLQNCQVSTQEDGRGEQMMDSSQIVSRLVQIRDYIAKASSMRDDLVEKNERSANVERLSHLIDDLKEQEKSYLKFLQKILARENEEDDVRTIDSAVGSGSVGESTSLNIDVQSEASDTTEVSFSLSIRPRIEDKLGNSASQEQVTDIDVTTSPKGKSDRAALNDREIWPCGINSQEHGLLSKARDPQQEAKEELENLKKQHDLLKRMLQQQEQLKALQGRQAALLALQHKAEQAIAVLDDSVVTETTGSVSGVSLTSELNEELNDLIQRFHNQLHDSQTQSVPDNRRQAESLSLTREISQSRNSSVSEHQSDEKAQLFNKMRMLQGKKQKMDKLLGELHTLRDQHLNNSSFFPASGSPQRSIDQRSTTSAASGPVGIVTVVNGEPNSLASAPYPPDSLVSQNESEEDDNLNPTEKLQKLNEVRKRLNELRELVHYYEQTSDMMTDAVNENTKEEEETEESESDSEHEDPQPVTNIRNPQGISSWSEINSNSNVQCGSNNRDGRHLNTDCEINNRSAANIRTLKMSSALDCHNRENDKDLDLPQGEDDEVEEDRVSEDSVSSHRSSLGDAAGDAEFEQKINRLIAAKQKLRRLQNLAAMVQDDDSEAQGTIANASNIDDLLGEMEETKQQPNNVRPSTSKLKKDVRLNEKAREKFYEAKLQQQQRELKQLQEERRKLIEIQEKIQVLQKACPDLQLSAGLSKCPANRQTSQATLTPAMNEFNTAGKPLCDQSVTVGNELWSEMRRHEILREELRQRRKQLEALMAEDQRRRELAETISTVAASVKSEGSEAQCTPQQNKTEKTMATWGGSTQCALEEENGDEDGYVSDGVGQAEEEEEDASSLNDSFSIYPNNNIPENAYFVKENKDRWKNCRPLSADGNYRPVSKARQHQNISMRRQENLRWISELSYVEEKEQWQEQINQLKKQHEFSVSICQTLMQDQQTLSCLLQTLLTGPYSMMPNNVASSQVHLIMHQLNQCYTQLTWQQSNVQRLKQMLNDLMRQQEQQCQEKPSRKERGSSAPPPPSPVFCPFSFPPQPVNLINVPGFTNFSSFAPGINYNPVFPSGFGDFVHNISPHSSDQQEQQHPLDNNASGKTEYMAFPKPFESSSSNGTENQRRSHRQPEEEMEKRSTWFNDSQEMKKDDQFQLRAGFAVSVQNVASGHKNQSDMSQRREFDEESLESFSSMPDPVDPTTVTKTFRSRKASAQASLASKDKTPKSKNKRKSSSQLKGRIKNTGYESASASSVCEPCKSTKSRQSDEVVHAKVFSKRNREQLEKIIKYSRSTEMSSAHARRILQQSNRNACIEVPETGSDLSMFEALRDTIYSEVATLISQNESRPHFLIELFHELQLLNTDYLRQRALYALQDIVTRHLSENNEKGKCAKSLNSATWMASNSELTPSESLASTDDETFGKNFPTEACQDCEQNDADNGSTMSTSSNFEPFATDDLGNTVIHLDKALSWMREYERMKIEAESTLDSEGCSSNFQGASTAKLEGPGTSECQPMAQSSEVSAIPCPRIDTQQLDRQIKAIMKEVIPFLKEHMDEVCSSQLLTSVRRMVLTLTQQNDESKEFVKFFHKQLGSILQDSLAKFAGRKLKDCGEDLLVEISEVLFNELAFFKLMQDLDNNSISVKQRCKRKIETTEAIQSYAKEAKKGLQVDVCSSAEDVDEDKDKDETEMVKQVQDSEMCAGNGVPESNRSDASDQEEDEESDSGPVAISLSKAETQPLTNYGSGEDENEDEEIEFEEGPVDVQTSLQASSETTTENEQNSNQELSKAKSSEILSSEQESVNIKGEQDVATIVPHYLNVKENTPPLTINTPESFIAATVKTEESSSSLPVNETQTLDTTCAGNKSGASSESSMAGSPDTESPVLVNEYEAGSGNVSQKSDEDDFVKVEDLPLKLAVYSEADLMKKMETEAQTNSLSDELLDGGGARDQELVGDAQTLKEPEAFGTQNA, encoded by the exons ATGGCAACAGGAGGTGGTCCCTTTGAAGAAGGCATGAATGATCAGGACTTGCCCAGCTGGAGCAATGAGAGCCTTGATGACCGGCTGAACAACACG GACTGGGGAAGTcaacagaagaaagcaaacagatcttcagaaaaaaacaagaaaaagcttAGTGGAGAAGCTGAAACAAGGCTTACTAATGATATATCTCCAGAATCCTCACCTGGAATGGGACGACGGAAGACCAGAACTCCTCATAGTTTTCCTCATGCTCGGTACATGACCCAGATGTCTGTTCCAGAGCAGGCTGAACTAGAAAGGCTTAAACAAAGAATAAACTTCAGTGATCTGGATCAG AGAAGCATTGGAAGTGACTCTCAAGGCAGGGCAACGGCTGCTAACAACAAACGTCAActtaatgaaagcaaaaaaccaTTCAACTTCCTATCAATGCAGATTAACACTAACAAAAGCAAAGATCCTGCCTCAGGTtcccagaaaaaggaaagtgggGTTTCAGCGCAGTGTAAAGAGTTGtttggagctgctctgagcaaGGATTTCTTGCAAAATTGTCAAGTCTCTACTCAAGAAGATGGAAGAGGAGAACAAATGATGGATAGTAGCCAG ATTGTGAGCAGACTAGTTCAAATTCGCGACTATATTGCTAAGGCCAGCTCCATGCGGGATGATCTtgtagagaaaaatgaaagatcGGCCAATGTTGAGCGTTTATCGCACCTTATAGATGACCTTAAAGAGCAGGAGAAATCCTATCTGAAATTTTTGCAAAAGATACTT GCTAGAGAAAATGAGGAGGATGATGTTCGGACTATAGATTCAGCTGTGGGATCTGGTTCTGTAGGTGAGAGCACATCGCTAAACATTGATGTGCAGTCTGAGGCTTCAGATACCACG GAGGTATCTTTTAGCTTGAGCATTCGGCCCCGCATTGAGGACAAACTAGGGAATTCAGCTTCACAGGAACAGGTTACAGACATTGATGTTACAACAAGCCCTAAAGGGAAAAgtgacagagctgctctgaatGACAGGGAAATCTGGCCCTGTGGGATTAATAGCCAGGAACATGGATTGCTTTCAAAG GCCAGAGATCCTCAACAGGAAGCGAAAGAGGAGTTGGAGAACTTGAAAAAGCAGCATGATTTATTGAAAAGGATGCTACAACAGCAGGAGCAGTTGAAGGCTCTTCAAGGGAGACAGGCAGCTCTTCTTGCTTTGCAGCATAAAGCAGAGCAAGCCATTGCTGTCCTGGATGATTCTG TTGTAACAGAGACTACAGGCAGTGTTTCAGGAGTAAGCCTTACATCAGAACTGAATGAAGAATTGAATGACTTAATTCAGCGCTTTCACAACCAACTTCATGATTCTCAG ACACAATCTGTGCCAGATAATAGAAGGCAAGCAGAAAGTCTTTCACTTACCAGAGAGATTTCACAAAGCAGAAACTCTTCGGTGTCTGAACACCAGTCAGATGAGAAGGCACAGCTTTTTAACAAGATGCGAATGTTGCAGggtaaaaagcaaaaaatggaCAAACTATTGGGAGAACTTCATACTCTTCGTGACCAACATCTAAATAACTCCTCCT TTTTTCCTGCTTCAGGTTCTCCTCAAAGGAGTATTGATCAAAGAAGTACAACTTCAGCTGCTTCTGGTCCTGTAGGCATAGTAACTGTTGTCAATGGAGAACCAAATAGCCTGGCATCTGCTCCCTATCCTCCTGATTCCCTCGTTTCTCAAAATGAGAGTGAAGAGGATGACAATCTAAATCCAACAGAAAAGCTTCA gaagCTAAATGAGGTTCGTAAGAGGCTGAACGAGTTACGTGAGTTAGTTCACTACTATGAGCAAACATCTGATATGATGACAGATGCTGTAAATGAAAACActaaggaggaggaagaaacagaagaatcaGAAAGTGATTCAGAACATGAGGATCCACAGCCTGTTACAAATATTAG AAACCCTCAAGGAATCAGTAGTTGGAGTGAAATAAATAGCAACTCAAATGTACAGTGTGGAAGTAATAACAGAGATGGAAGACACCTTAATACAGACTGTGAAATAAACAACCGATCTGCTGCTAATATAAGGACTCTAAAGATGTCTTCTGCTCTAG ACTGTCATAATAGGGAGAATGACAAAGACCTTGATCTACCCCAaggtgaagatgatgaagtGGAAGAAGACAGAGTTAGTGAAGATTCCGTGTCTAGTCACAGAAGCAGCCTGGGTGATGCTGCTGGAGATGCTGAGTTTGAGCAGAAGATCAATAGGCTTATAGCTGCAAAACAGAAACTTAGACGGTTACAAAACCTTGCTGCTATGGTGCag GATGATGATTCAGAAGCTCAAGGAACAATTGCAAATGCATCTAATATTGATGACTTGTTGGGTGAGATGGAAGAGACAAAGCAACAACCAAACAATGTCCGACCTAGTACcagcaagttaaaaaaagatGTACGACTGAATGAAAAAGCAAG AGAGAAGTTTTATGAAGCtaaacttcagcagcagcaacgGGAGCTTAAGCAGttacaagaagaaagaagaaaactaattgaaattcaagaaaaaattcaaGTGTTACAGAAAGCTTGTCCTGACCTTCAA TTGTCAGCTGGCCTGAGTAAGTGCCCAGCAAATAGACAGACTTCACAAGCGACACTGACTCCAGCCATGAATGAGTTTAACACAGCTGGCAAGCCTTTATGTGATCAGTCTGTAACAGTAGGCAATGAG TTATGGTCTGAGATGAGAAGACATGAGATTTTAAGAGAAGAACTGCgacagagaagaaagcaacTTGAAGCTTTAATGGCTGAAGATCAGAGGAGGAGAGAGCTCGCAGAAACAATATCTACTGTAGCTGCATCTGTTAAAAGTGAAGGATCAGAAGCTCAGTGTACTCCACAGCAGAATAAGACAGAAAA GACAATGGCTACCTGGGGAGGTTCTACCCAGTGTGCACTAGAGGAAGAGAATGGAGATGAAGACGGTTATGTCTCTGATGGAGTTGGTCAggcagaagaagaggaagaagatgcATCAAGTTTGAATGACAGCTTCTCTATTTATCCCAATAACAACATACCAGAAAATGCCtattttgttaaagaaaacaaggataG GTGGAAAAACTGCCGTCCTCTTTCAGCAGATGGGAATTACCGTCCAGTGTCTAAGGCCAGGCAACACCAAAACATAAGTATGCGGCGTCAGGAGAACCTTCGGTGGATATCTGAACTTTCTTATgtggaagaaaaggaacaatGGCAAGAGCAGATCAATCAGTTGAAGAAACAGCATGAATTTAGTGTCAGCATTTGTCAAACTTTGATGCAGGATCAGCAG aCCCTCTCTTGCCTTCTACAGACATTGCTTACAGGCCCATACAGTATGATGCCAAATAATGTTGCATCTTCACAAGTACATCTTATTATGCATCAATTAAACCAGTGTTACACTCAACTGACTTGGCAGCAGAGTAATGTCCAAAG gCTGAAACAAATGTTAAATGATCTTATGCGCCAGCAAGAACAACAGTGTCAAGAGAAGCCatcaagaaaggagagaggcagTAGTGCACCACCGCCTCCATCTCCTGTTTTCTGTCCATTCAGCTTTCCTCCCCAACCTGTGAACCTCATCAATGTTCCAGGATTTActaatttttcctcctttgctccag GTATTAATTATAATCCAGTGTTCCCTTCTGGTTTTGGAGATTTTGTACACAATATTTCCCCACACAGCAGTGATCAGCAGGAGCAACAACATCCTCTAGATAATAATGCTTCTGGTAAAACTGAGTATATGGCATTCCCCAAACCTTTTGAAAGCAGTTCTTCTAATGGAACAGAAAACCAAAG aaGGAGTCATAGACAACCTgaagaggaaatggaaaaaagatcAACTTGGTTTAATGATagccaggaaatgaaaaaagatgATCAGTTTCAGCTGAGAGCAGGTTTTGCAGTTTCAGTACAAAATGTTGCTTCTGGTCACAAAAATCAGTCTGATATGAGCCAGAGAAGAGAGTTTGATGAAGAGTCTTTGGAGAGTTTTAGTAGCATGCCTGATCCAGTAGACCCAACGACTGTGACAAAAACATTTAGGTCTAGAAAAGCATCAGCACAAGCAAGCTTGGCATCAAAAGATAAAACGCCCAAATCAAAGAATAAGAGGAAGAGTTCTTCTCAGCTAAAAGgcagaattaaaaatactg GTTATGAAAGTGCAAGTGCTTCTAGTGTGTGTGAACCCTGCAAGAGCACTAAAAGCAGGCAGTCTGATGAGGTGGTTCATGCAAAGGTGTTCAGCAAAAGGAATCgggaacagctggaaaaaataattaaatacagtAGATCTACAGAAATGTCTTCAG CGCATGCTAGGAGAATTCTGCAGCAGTCTAACAGAAATGCATGCATTGAAGTGCCAG aaactgGTAGTGATCTTTCTATGTTTGAAGCTTTGCGAGACACAATTTATTCTGAAGTGGCAACTCTTATTTCACAAAATGAGTCTCGTCCCCACTTTCTTATTGAACTTTTCCATGAGCTTCAGCTGCTAAATACAGATTATCTGAGGCAAAGGGCTCTGTATGCTTTACAG GATATAGTAACCAGACATTTATCAGAGAACAATGAAAAAGGGAAGTGTGCAAAATCACTGAATTCTGCAACATGGATGGCATCAAATTCTGAACTCACTCCCAGTGAAAGCCTTGCCTCTACAGATGAT GAAACTTTTGGCAAGAACTTTCCTACAGAAGCATGTCAAGATTGTGAACAAAATGATGCAGACAATGGGAGTACTATGTCTACATCTTCAAATTTTGAACCCTTTGCCACTGATGACCTTG GGAACACAGTGATTCACTTAGATAAAGCTTTGTCTTGGATGAGGGAATATGAGCGTATGAAAATTGAAGCTGAAAGTACCCTTGACTCTGAGGGCTGCTCTAGTAATTTTCAGGGTGCTTCTACTGCTAAATTAGAAG GTCCAGGTACCAGTGAATGTCAGCCTATGGCACAGTCAAGTGAAGTTTCTGCTATTCCATGTCCTCGTATAGATACTCAGCAGCTTGACCGGCAGATTAAAGCAATTATGAAAGAGGTTATTCCTTTTCTGAAG GAACACATGGATGAAGTATGTTCTTCTCAGTTACTGACATCAGTAAGACGTATGGTCTTGACTCTTACACAACAAAATGATGAAAGTAAAGAATTTGTGAAGTTCTTTCATAAGCAACTTGGCAGTATACTTCAG gATTCACTGGCGAAATTTGCTGGTAGAAAATTAAAAGACTGTGGCGAGGATCTTCTTGTGGAGATCTCTGAAGTGTTATTTAATGAATTAGCCTTTTTTAAACTTATGCAAGACTTGGACAACAACAGTATTTCTGTAAAGCAGAGGTGTAAACGAAAAATAGAAACTACTGAAGCGATACAGTCTTATGCTAAagag GCAAAAAAAGGTCTCCAGGTGGATGTTTGTTCATCTGCTGAAGATGTCGATGAGGACAAA GACAAGGatgagactgaaatggttaaacAAGTACAGGACTCAGAAATGTGTGCTGGTAATGGAGTTCCCGAAAGCAATAGGTCTGATGCGTCTGAtcaagaggaagatgaggaaagTGATAGTGGTCCAGTGGCAATAA GTTTATCAAAAGCAGAAACCCAACCTCTGACTAACTATGGCAGTGGAGAAGATGAGaatgaagatgaagaaattgAATTTGAGGAAGGACCTGTTGATGTGCAGACATCACTACAAGCCAGCAGTGAAACAACAACTGAAAATGAACAG AATTCAAACCAAGAATTGAGTAAGGCAAAAAGCAGTGAGATTTTGTCATCAGAACAAGAATCTGTTAATATTAAAG GTGAACAAGATGTGGCTACAATTGTGCCTCATTACCTCAATGTCAAGGAGAATACACCACCTTTAACAATCAATACCCCAGAATCCTTTATAGCAGCCactgtgaaaacagaagaatcAAGCTCATCTTTACCAGTAAATGAAACACAAACATTAGATACCACATGTGCAGGAAACAAATCCGGTGCAAGTTCTGAAAGCTCCATGGCTGGCAGCCCTGATACGGAGTCCCCTGTGCTGGTGAATGAATAT GAAGCTGGTTCTGGAAATGTAAGTCAAAAATCTGATGAAGATGACTTTGTGAAGGTTGAAGACTTGCCCCTCAAACTTGCTGTATATTCAGAG GCAgatttaatgaagaaaatggaaacagaggCACAAACCAACAGTTTGTCTGATGAATTACTGGATGGAGGTGGAGCTCGAGATCAAGAATTAGTAGGAGATGCCCAAACTTTGAAAGAACCtg